Proteins from a genomic interval of Zingiber officinale cultivar Zhangliang chromosome 2A, Zo_v1.1, whole genome shotgun sequence:
- the LOC122039729 gene encoding cytochrome c1-like, with product MASAEVVSAPVVVEVTVEAPDDAEVVVVEAEANAPAGEAEEVGEGADEPPAEDAAAAPEEKAVAEEEAAGEVEQLAAEAEAPPEAEESTVEEPEPAAAAPEEEVPAAEEGIAKEGDEAAEETVAAAPEEE from the exons ATGGCTTCTGCTGAG GTGGTATCGGCTCCGGTGGTCGTTGAGGTTACGGTGGAAGCTCCCGACGATGCCGAGGTGGTCGTTGTGGAGGCAGAGGCCAATGCGCCCGCGGGGGAGGCCGAGGAAGTCGGAGAAGGAGCTGATGAGCCCCCGGCGGAGGACGCCGCCGCGGCGCCGGAGGAGAAGGCTGTTGCCGAAGAGGAAGCGGCGGGCGAGGTTGAACAGCTGGCGGCTGAAGCAGAGGCTCCTCCGGAGGCGGAGGAGTCCACTGTAGAAGAACCAGAGCCTGCAGCAGCGGCGCCGGAGGAGGAGGTGCCGGCGGCGGAGGAGGGGATCGCGAAGGAAGGCGATGAGGCGGCGGAGGAGACGGTGGCGGCGGCACCGGAGGAGGAGTGA